In the Rhodospirillaceae bacterium genome, one interval contains:
- a CDS encoding sulfite exporter TauE/SafE family protein has protein sequence MPDLDLFTVLILVAGFAVGGLAKGVFGLGMPFMALPIFVIVLPYQVAVALFLVPNFTANFQQAVRKGVWRANLKRFLWLIIPMLIIVPFAVQVLVRINQQTGLLILGLISLIFVFSQVQPIKLTLQARAEKVWNPVVGVAAGVLCGLSGLYGPVLIVYLLALRIPKDEFVSALALMYFLGSFALYGSLAFAEVLTLEVAAISAVGAIIIAFMIFLGQKLRDRLDEDRYRKLVLLLLFLVGCDLIRRAVVSG, from the coding sequence ATGCCTGATCTCGACCTCTTCACGGTGTTAATTCTGGTGGCTGGTTTTGCCGTTGGTGGTTTGGCAAAAGGTGTGTTTGGCCTTGGTATGCCCTTTATGGCATTGCCCATTTTCGTCATTGTATTGCCGTATCAGGTCGCGGTTGCGCTTTTTCTAGTTCCAAATTTTACAGCAAATTTTCAGCAAGCTGTTCGCAAGGGAGTATGGCGCGCAAATCTAAAGCGGTTTCTATGGCTCATCATTCCGATGCTGATCATTGTACCGTTCGCTGTTCAGGTGTTGGTGCGCATTAATCAACAGACCGGGCTGCTCATTCTTGGACTCATCTCGTTAATTTTTGTTTTTAGCCAGGTTCAGCCCATCAAGCTGACACTTCAGGCGAGAGCTGAAAAGGTGTGGAATCCTGTTGTTGGTGTCGCGGCCGGTGTTTTGTGTGGGCTCTCTGGGCTCTATGGACCGGTACTGATTGTTTATCTCCTGGCTTTGCGCATCCCAAAAGATGAATTTGTTTCCGCCTTGGCGCTTATGTATTTCTTAGGCTCATTTGCGCTCTATGGAAGTTTGGCCTTTGCTGAGGTTCTAACGTTAGAGGTTGCCGCCATAAGTGCGGTCGGTGCGATCATCATTGCCTTCATGATTTTCCTTGGCCAGAAACTTAGGGACCGGCTTGATGAAGACCGGTATCGCAAACTCGTTCTTCTCTTACTGTTTCTTGTGGGTTGCGATTTAATCAGACGCGCTGTTGTTTCAGGTTAA
- the dapA gene encoding 4-hydroxy-tetrahydrodipicolinate synthase — MIKLGRNFLRGAYTPLITPFNGWSVDYDAFARFIDWQIRNGADGLLVGGTSGEPMALSLTERQNLLRIAVSSARRRVPVVAQTGGVSLADTWALTEHAEQVGADAVMIMMPPFSKPPQRGLKAYVSYVARATSKPILLYQIPSRTCATLELDTLEDLCEDVPSIVGLKQSSEDEAFDSALSSRLGDEFRLFMGLPKMAFERIPKVASGLIVALGNVVPGKISQLCTHAEEGELSEAMALRDELSDLNAAAFLDTSPIGVKYMAWKMGLITSGECRLPLMPPRREDVEAMDDALESAGLL, encoded by the coding sequence ATGATTAAGTTGGGCCGAAATTTCCTACGCGGCGCGTACACACCGCTCATCACGCCCTTTAATGGGTGGTCGGTGGATTACGATGCTTTTGCGCGCTTTATAGATTGGCAAATTCGTAACGGCGCTGATGGGCTCCTTGTTGGCGGGACCTCTGGCGAGCCTATGGCGCTCTCATTGACCGAACGGCAGAACCTGCTGCGGATTGCGGTCAGCTCTGCGCGCCGTCGCGTTCCTGTTGTTGCTCAAACCGGTGGTGTGTCATTGGCCGACACCTGGGCGCTTACGGAACACGCCGAGCAGGTTGGCGCTGATGCGGTGATGATAATGATGCCGCCGTTCTCCAAGCCGCCGCAACGTGGCTTGAAGGCGTATGTGTCTTATGTTGCGCGCGCCACGTCTAAGCCCATATTGTTATATCAAATTCCCAGCCGGACGTGCGCCACCCTTGAACTGGATACGCTGGAAGACCTGTGTGAAGACGTACCATCTATTGTCGGGTTGAAGCAGTCGTCTGAGGATGAAGCCTTCGATAGTGCGTTATCGTCCCGTTTGGGTGATGAATTCCGGCTGTTCATGGGGCTCCCCAAGATGGCATTTGAACGTATTCCCAAAGTGGCCAGTGGTTTGATCGTGGCGCTTGGAAATGTCGTGCCTGGGAAAATTTCGCAGTTGTGTACTCATGCGGAAGAGGGGGAACTCTCAGAAGCTATGGCCTTGCGTGATGAACTCTCAGACCTCAATGCGGCGGCTTTCCTTGATACCAGCCCCATCGGCGTCAAGTATATGGCGTGGAAGATGGGGCTAATTACGTCTGGGGAATGTCGTTTGCCGTTGATGCCGCCACGGCGTGAGGACGTCGAAGCGATGGACGATGCGCTCGAGTCAGCGGGTTTGCTCTAG
- a CDS encoding dienelactone hydrolase family protein, producing MGSMITLTAKDGHTFNAYVAKPKGEAKGGLVIIQEIFGVNDHMMEVTDAFAEQGYLAICPAFFDRVEPNLILSYSDFGRGRDIVGQISDEAVLADINAAAHHVRSAGKVGVIGYCWGGAMAFLGACKADVDCGVSYYGTRLIHYSPEMKPRVPMQYHYGETDQSFPMDAVEKVMAEQPEGEHFVYSEADHGFSCTGRSQYNPEATKLALQRVLAFFEQTL from the coding sequence ATGGGATCCATGATCACGTTAACGGCAAAAGATGGTCATACTTTTAATGCTTATGTGGCCAAGCCAAAGGGTGAGGCAAAGGGCGGCCTGGTCATCATTCAAGAAATCTTTGGCGTAAATGACCATATGATGGAAGTTACGGATGCGTTCGCAGAGCAGGGCTATTTGGCAATTTGCCCGGCCTTTTTTGATCGCGTCGAGCCGAACTTGATTTTGTCTTATAGCGATTTTGGTCGGGGGCGCGATATCGTCGGACAGATCTCTGATGAAGCCGTGCTTGCAGACATTAATGCGGCCGCTCATCACGTGAGGTCGGCGGGTAAGGTTGGCGTTATTGGGTATTGCTGGGGCGGAGCTATGGCCTTTCTTGGTGCCTGCAAGGCTGACGTTGATTGCGGTGTGTCCTACTACGGAACGCGGTTGATTCACTATAGCCCTGAGATGAAACCGCGCGTACCAATGCAGTATCATTATGGCGAGACAGACCAATCCTTTCCCATGGACGCCGTTGAGAAGGTCATGGCCGAACAGCCGGAAGGGGAGCACTTTGTTTATTCTGAGGCCGATCACGGCTTCAGTTGTACCGGGCGGTCGCAATATAACCCTGAGGCAACGAAACTGGCGCTCCAGCGTGTATTAGCCTTTTTTGAACAAACGCTTTAG
- the leuC gene encoding 3-isopropylmalate dehydratase large subunit, translating to MAKTLYEKIWDSHLVEQSETGECLIYIDRHLVQEVSSPQAFQGLRDAGRSVHRPTASLAMPDHAMPTTPDRLQKIDDPEARAQLAALIEYTNEFEVPYIQLADQRQGIVHIVGPEQGFTLPGTTLVCGDSHTSTHGALGALAFGIGTSEIEHVLATQCHIMRKAKTMRVTVDGTLPLGVTAKDLALAIIAELGTAGGTGCAIEYAGEAIRALSMEGRMTLCNLTIEAGARSGMVAPDDTTFAYIKGRPYAPKGDDWEKAVAYWRLLVTDADAIFDYEVTLRGADIAPRVTWGTSPEDSAPITANVPDPSDFADPDKRKAVERSLAYMGLKPGVALQDLKVDRVFIGSCTNGRIEDMRAAAAVAKGRKVAAGVGAMVVPGSGLVKKQAEEEGLDKILLDAGFEWREPGCSMCVGINPDRIEAGQRCASTSNRNFEGRQGRGGRTHLVSPAMAAAAAVMGHLADVRSLK from the coding sequence ATGGCTAAAACGCTTTATGAAAAGATTTGGGACTCCCATCTTGTTGAACAATCTGAGACTGGCGAGTGTCTGATCTACATTGACCGTCATTTGGTCCAAGAGGTCTCAAGCCCTCAGGCTTTTCAGGGTTTGCGCGATGCGGGGCGATCGGTCCATCGGCCCACGGCGTCCTTGGCTATGCCCGACCATGCCATGCCGACCACTCCGGACCGTTTGCAAAAAATAGATGATCCAGAGGCGCGAGCGCAGTTGGCGGCGTTGATTGAATACACCAACGAGTTCGAAGTGCCTTACATCCAGCTGGCAGATCAACGACAGGGGATTGTGCATATCGTGGGGCCAGAGCAGGGTTTTACGCTCCCCGGTACAACGTTGGTCTGTGGCGACTCTCATACATCGACCCATGGCGCTTTAGGGGCCTTGGCTTTTGGCATTGGTACGTCAGAGATTGAGCATGTGCTGGCGACGCAGTGTCATATTATGCGCAAGGCTAAGACCATGCGGGTGACGGTCGATGGCACATTGCCTCTTGGTGTGACCGCGAAAGATTTGGCGTTGGCGATTATTGCCGAGCTTGGCACGGCGGGTGGCACGGGTTGCGCTATTGAATATGCTGGTGAAGCCATCCGGGCGTTGTCGATGGAAGGGCGCATGACGTTGTGCAATCTGACCATTGAAGCTGGCGCGCGTAGCGGCATGGTGGCCCCGGACGATACAACCTTTGCCTATATTAAGGGTCGCCCCTATGCGCCGAAGGGTGACGATTGGGAAAAAGCGGTTGCCTACTGGCGGTTGTTGGTGACGGATGCTGATGCAATCTTTGACTATGAAGTGACGCTGCGCGGTGCCGATATCGCCCCGCGTGTGACCTGGGGCACGAGCCCTGAAGATTCTGCGCCGATCACGGCGAATGTTCCTGATCCATCCGATTTTGCGGACCCCGATAAGCGTAAGGCGGTTGAGCGCTCTCTGGCGTACATGGGACTGAAGCCTGGGGTGGCGCTGCAAGACCTCAAGGTAGACCGGGTGTTCATTGGTTCGTGTACCAATGGCCGCATCGAAGATATGCGGGCCGCGGCTGCTGTCGCCAAGGGCCGCAAAGTTGCTGCGGGCGTTGGCGCCATGGTGGTGCCTGGATCGGGCTTGGTAAAAAAGCAAGCCGAAGAAGAAGGGCTGGACAAAATTTTGCTGGACGCTGGATTTGAGTGGCGGGAGCCTGGGTGTTCCATGTGCGTCGGCATCAATCCTGATCGTATTGAAGCAGGCCAGCGCTGCGCCTCAACATCGAATCGCAACTTCGAAGGTCGGCAAGGCCGGGGCGGTCGCACCCATTTGGTCAGTCCGGCAATGGCCGCAGCGGCTGCGGTCATGGGTCATTTGGCGGATGTACGCTCTTTGAAATAA